A region of the Prochlorothrix hollandica PCC 9006 = CALU 1027 genome:
TAGAGGCACACAGTCAATGTCAACTTGATCTAAAACGCGGGCTACCACAAAATCCACTAAGTCCTCAATGGTCTGGGGGGCATGGTACCAGGCGGGAATGGCAGGAACAATACGAGCGCCAGCTTCCGCCAGGGTGGTTAAATTGCGCAGGTGGATCAAACTCAGGGGGGTCTCCCGGGGGACGATCACCAATCGCCGCCCCTCCTTTAATTGCACATCTGCCGCCCGTTCCAATAAATCCGAACTCAGGCCCATGGCCAACTTCCCCACCGTACTCATGCTACAGGGCATCACCACCATTCCCTGGGTGCGGAAAGAACCACTGGCGATGCTAGCGCCCACATTGCCCCAGGGGTGACAGGTTAAGCACCCGCCTTGGGGGACGGCAGCTTGGTGTCGCCAAAACTGAGCCTGTTGCTCCGGTTCCAAGGGCATCCGAATCCCCTCTTCCGCTTGCCACACCATCGCCGCCGCTCTGGAGGCAACCACATGGATATTGTACTGGGCAGACAGTAAAAACTTGAGGGCACGAACCGCATAAATCAGACCGGAAGCACCGGTGATCCCCAGGATTAAGGGCAATGCTGAAGGGGCAATGTCAGACTTCATAGCGGCCTAAGGGACAACAGGTTAAGGGGTACTGGATGGCAAGATGACGAGACCCAAGGTGACGAGACGCAAGGTGAAAAGACCCAAGGTGAAAAGACCCAAGGTGAAAAGACCCAAGGTGAAAAGGTAATTATTCAGGGGTTCAAAGGAGAATGAGGGTTTCAGGCTCTAGACAGCAGACCTTAGGCGATTTGAGAGGGTCCATTTTCCTGGGGGAGGTTCCCCAATTTTGGTAGGGGCAATCCCCCCGTGGTTGCCCCGGCTGTGGGTCGCCAAGAGGGTCGCCAAGAGGGTCGCCAAGAGGGTCGGCACGGGGGCGAGAACCCTACCCGAAGTCGATGGTTCCCAGGTGAAAACCCCGTTGATCCGGCTCTGACCGGCGATCGTGGGGCTGAAACCCTACTCACTTTCCCCCTGAATAGTTACTGGAGAGACCTAAGGTGGAGAGACCCAAGCGGTGGTTGCCTAGCGCAAGCTGGTACTGAGTTTCGTCAGCAATACCCGCAATAGTTCCAATTCTGGGGTATGCCATTGGCTCAACTGTTGCTGGAGGGCCAGGGTATAACTGTGGAACACCTGGCTAAAGCGCTGTTCTCCTTCAGGGGTCAACACGACGGTTAAACGGCGACGGTTCCCCACCACCGATCGCCGCTGGATCCAGTGCTGGGCTTCCAGGCCATTGACCAGGGTGGTCAGCCCCCCTTTACTGACCCCCACCCGTTGGGCCAGAGCCGTCATCGATAACCCTGGATCCTGCCGGAGAGCCACCAAAATTTCCCACTGGTTGGGGCTGAGACCATGGGGCTGGAGTTGGGCCTTCACCCAGGCCAACCAATGGCCATGGGTCACCGCCAGGGCTGTACAGGTGCGGAGGCTGGGGGACTGGGGATCGGCAGTGCGCAACAGGGGCGATCGCCCCACCAACAGGGGATCCTCAGCAGTAGCCACCGGGGGCGGTAGGGGATCAGGAATCGCCATGGTCCAGTTCGGTCCAGTCCGTGGGAGATCCTTTGAAGGTGTGGAGGGATTGTCGCCGCGATCGCCGGGACTCCCGCCGATATTTCTTCTGGGCTAACCGAGGTTCATAGTCCACTTGACCCTCCCCTTGATCTTTCGGTTTGAGC
Encoded here:
- a CDS encoding MarR family winged helix-turn-helix transcriptional regulator translates to MAIPDPLPPPVATAEDPLLVGRSPLLRTADPQSPSLRTCTALAVTHGHWLAWVKAQLQPHGLSPNQWEILVALRQDPGLSMTALAQRVGVSKGGLTTLVNGLEAQHWIQRRSVVGNRRRLTVVLTPEGEQRFSQVFHSYTLALQQQLSQWHTPELELLRVLLTKLSTSLR
- a CDS encoding flavin prenyltransferase UbiX, coding for MKSDIAPSALPLILGITGASGLIYAVRALKFLLSAQYNIHVVASRAAAMVWQAEEGIRMPLEPEQQAQFWRHQAAVPQGGCLTCHPWGNVGASIASGSFRTQGMVVMPCSMSTVGKLAMGLSSDLLERAADVQLKEGRRLVIVPRETPLSLIHLRNLTTLAEAGARIVPAIPAWYHAPQTIEDLVDFVVARVLDQVDIDCVPLRRWQGRPMASEMDPAEIDEIDSPQPHPTDVDAQSQYGEANPRP